One stretch of Brettanomyces nanus chromosome 4, complete sequence DNA includes these proteins:
- the ISU1 gene encoding iron-binding protein (BUSCO:EOG093449GU) produces MFSRQFIRQGIALTQRKSCNYIAISRRFYHPKVIDHYQNPRNVGTMDKNLPNVGTGLVGAPACGDVMRLQIKVNDATGVIEDVKFKTFGCGSAIASSSFATEMVKGMTLEEAGKIKNTTIAKELSLPPVKLHCSMLAEDAIKSAIKDYKSKRQSRKPTLGPEAEKSDFKPATTTA; encoded by the coding sequence ATGTTCTCAAGACAGTTTATAAGACAGGGTATTGCACTTACGCAAAGGAAGTCGTGCAATTACATCGCTATTTCACGTCGATTCTACCATCCAAAGGTTATTGATCACTATCAAAACCCAAGAAATGTCGGCACAATGGATAAGAATCTGCCGAATGTCGGAACGGGACTTGTTGGCGCTCCAGCTTGTGGCGATGTGATGAGATTGCAGATAAAGGTGAATGATGCTACTGGTGTCATTGAAGATGTGAAATTTAAGACGTTTGGATGTGGTTCTGCcattgcttcttcatcgtttGCAACAGAGATGGTGAAGGGTATGACACTTGAGGAAGCTGGTAAGATTAAGAATACTACTATAGCCAAAgagctttctcttccacCAGTTAAACTTCATTGCTCTATGTTAGCTGAAGATGCCATTAAAAGTGCTATTAAGGACTACAAGTCTAAGAGACAGAGCAGAAAGCCTACTCTAGGACCCGAGGCTGAAAAGTCCGACTTTAAGCCTGCTACTACCACTGCTTGA
- the ODC2 gene encoding Mitochondrial 2-oxodicarboxylate carrier 2 (BUSCO:EOG09342TOS), producing MSTEEKPLPFIYQFMAGAMAGISEVLIMYPLDVVKTRMQLQVGIGAQAEYKGVIDCFSKMIKREGFGSLYRGIVPPILMEAPKRATKFAANDEWGKFYRKQFGTEKMTQSLSILTGATAGATESLVVVPFELIKIRLQDKNSKYKNARDVLKNTIKGEGIVSLYNGLEATMWRQSIWNAGYFGVIFQVKSLLPKPTNQSEKTRNDLISGFVGGTVGTMLNTPFDVIKSRIQSTPRIPGTPPKYNWALPSLVKVFSEGSFRAMYKGFVPKVLRLGPGGGIMLVVYNTTMNFFRGIYYKKEKPARKNEN from the exons ATGTCTACTGAAGAGAAAC CTCTACCTTTCATTTACCAATTCATGGCAGGTGCCATGGCCGGTATTTCGGAGGTCCTTATCATGTATCCTCTTGATGTTGTGAAGACGAGAATGCAATTACAAGTGGGTATAGGTGCTCAGGCAGAGTATAAAGGTGTCATCGACTGCTTTTCCAAGATGATCAAACGTGAAGGCTTCGGTAGTTTGTATAGAGGTATTGTACCTCCTATTTTGATGGAAGCCCCTAAAAGAGCCACTAAGTTTGCTGCAAATGACGAATGGGGTAAGTTCTATCGGAAACAGTTTGGTACAGAGAAGATGACCCAGTCGTTGTCAATCTTGACAGGTGCAACGGCCGGTGCTACTGAGTCACTCGTTGTGGTTCCTTTCGAACTTATTAAAATTAGATTGCAGGATAAGAATTCGAAGTATAAGAATGCTAGGGATGTTCTCAAAAATACTATCAAGGGTGAAGGTATTGTGTCTCTATACAATGGATTAGAAGCCACTATGTGGAGACAATCTATTTGGAATGCTGGCTACTTTGGTGTGATCTTCCAGGTGAAGTCTTTGCTTCCAAAGCCTACAAACCAATCAGAGAAGACTCGAAATGATTTGATTAGTGGATTTGTTGGTGGAACCGTCGGTACTATGCTTAACACTCCTTTCGATGTCATTAAGTCTAGAATTCAAAGTACTCCAAGGATCCCTGGTACCCCTCCCAAGTACAATTGGGCCTTACCATCTTTAGTTAAAGTGTTTAGTGAGGGAAGTTTCAGAGCTATGTACAAAGGTTTCGTTCCTAAAGTGCTTAGATTAGGACCTGGAGGTGGTATCATGTTAGTCGTTTACAACACAACCATGAATTTCTTTAGAGGTATATACtacaagaaggagaagccaGCTAGAAAGAACGAGAATTAG
- a CDS encoding uncharacterized protein (BUSCO:EOG093418NY) codes for MTADDSLFLGFDLSTQQLKVISTYANLKHHKTYKVDFDADYGGVYHIKNGVISVEETGEICAPVAMWIEAVELVFKRMEDDNFPFEKVRAMSGSCQQHGSVYWSREASELFGKLSTSKTLVEQLSPNGFTFQIAPNWQDHSTAPEIEAFEKQVGGSQELSDITGSRAHYRFTGPQIRKMATRKDPDLYQKTYRISLVSSFLCSLLSTKLQRLEESDACGMNLYDIKNSRFDEDLIALAAGTSPKIDGADEATRAKGVKDLKQKLGPVQPIGYRSVGNIGKYFVQKYGFSPDCKVYPFTGDNNATILALPLANNDILVSMGTSTTVLLVTNSYKPSASYHIFKHPTIPEHYMGMLCYCNGALAREKVREAINKKYGTPANSWDKFDTILDESKPLNGKLELGIYFPKGEIIPNAKICERRFQYHLDQKELVELSKGQKWSVEEDVASIIESQALSCRLRAGPMLENTGSAFGKAKKVNRTTHYKEVASKFSQHELAVLEKLADRYGDIQSDGIYQTPAALVSKPNKVFFVGGSSKNLSIVKKYCEIFGALKGNYRIDLSDACALGGCYKSLWSYLVETKGLDQVGDYGEWLNANYNWDDYVDPVQGTKDLWDDYVDGVGILSLAEQKLER; via the coding sequence atgacTGCCGATGACTCCCTTTTCTTGGGGTTCGATCTTTCTACCCAACAATTGAAGGTGATTTCAACCTATGCCAACTTGAAGCATCACAAGACTTATAAAGTCGATTTTGATGCCGATTATGGTGGTGTTTATCACATCAAAAACGGTGTCATttcagttgaagaaaccGGTGAGATTTGTGCCCCTGTTGCTATGTGGATCGAGGCTGTTGAACTCGTGTTCAAGAGAATGGAGGATGATAATTTCCCATTTGAGAAGGTTAGAGCTATGTCTGGTTCTTGTCAACAGCATGGTTCCGTCTATTGGTCCAGAGAAGCTTCAGAGCTTTTTGGGAAGTTGAGCACCTCCAAGACACTTGTTGAGCAACTTTCTCCTAATGGATTTACCTTCCAGATTGCCCCCAATTGGCAGGATCATTCGACTGCTCCTGAAATTGAAGCTTTTGAAAAACAGGTCGGTGGTTCTCAGGAATTGAGTGATATCACTGGCTCCCGTGCTCATTACCGGTTCACTGGTCCCCAGATCAGAAAAATGGCTACCAGAAAGGACCCTGACCTTTACCAAAAGACCTACCGTATATCTTTAGTGTCTAGTTTCCTTTGCTCGTTGCTTTCCACTAAGCTTCAACGGCTTGAAGAATCAGATGCCTGTGGTATGAACTTGTACGACATCAAGAACTCCAGgtttgatgaagatcttATTGCTTTAGCTGCGGGTACCTCTCCTAAGATTGACGGTGCTGATGAGGCTACCAGAGCCAAGGGTgtgaaggatttgaagcAGAAATTGGGTCCTGTACAGCCTATCGGTTACAGGTCCGTTGGTAATATAGGCAAGTACTTTGTTCAGAAGTATGGATTCTCGCCTGACTGTAAGGTTTACCCATTCACGGGTGATAACAATGCAACTATTTTGGCTCTTCCATTGGCTAACAATGATATTTTGGTGTCTATGGGTACTTCTACCACAGTTTTGCTTGTCACTAATAGCTATAAGCCAAGTGCTAGTTACCATATATTCAAACATCCGACTATCCCAGAGCATTACATGGGTATGTTGTGCTACTGTAATGGTGCATTAGCTAGAGAGAAGGTTAGAGAAGCTATCAACAAAAAGTATGGTACTCCTGCCAATTCATGGGATAAGTTTGATACTATTTTGGATGAATCGAAACCTTTGAACGGCAAGCTAGAGCTCGGTATCTACTTCCCTAAGGGAGAAATCATTCCAAATGCAAAGATTtgtgaaagaagatttCAGTACCATCTTGATCAGAAGGAGCTTGTAGAGCTTTCAAAGGGACAGAAGTGGTCAgtggaggaagatgttgCTTCTATTATCGAGTCTCAGGCATTAAGTTGCAGATTACGTGCAGGTCCTATGCTTGAGAATACCGGTTCTGCGTTTGGTAAAGCCAAGAAGGTGAACCGTACTACTCATTATAAAGAGGTTGCTTCAAAGTTTTCTCAGCATGAATTAGCTGTTCTTGAGAAGCTTGCTGATAGATATGGAGACATCCAGTCAGATGGTATTTACCAGACACCGGCAGCTTTGGTGTCTAAGCCAAACAAAGTGTTCTTCGTTGGTGGCTCATCCAAGAACTTGTCCATTGTCAAGAAGTATTGTGAGATTTTCGGTGCCTTGAAAGGTAACTACCGTATTGATTTGAGCGATGCATGTGCTCTCGGTGGATGTTACAAGTCGTTGTGGTCATACCTGGTGGAGACTAAAGGACTAGATCAGGTTGGCGATTACGGTGAATGGCTTAACGCCAATTACAACTGGGATGATTATGTTGATCCAGTTCAGGGTACTAAGGATCTTTGGGATGATTATGTTGATGGTGTTGGAATTTTGAGTCTTGCTGAACAGAAGTTAGAGAGATGA
- the COX11 gene encoding Cytochrome c oxidase assembly protein cox11, mitochondrial has protein sequence MMFPSSISLLRLAVRGGLECERLSARGLFSRRAFSISSLKREEEIKKETVQNQEKRELPRLSREEYEKFRDEYYYKKNHVNKETAINYSVSLALLFLALSFASVPIYRAICKRTGWGGTPITDKTKFTSDKMVPVDTDKRIRVQFTAETSSMLPWKFIPQQREVYVIPGETALAFYKAKNRSNKDITGMATYSVTPDNVAPYFNKIQCFCFEEQRLNAGEEVDMPLFFFIDPEFATDPSMRNIDDIVLHYTFFRATHDKDEDKILSDAREKMSKANEEASKAAVQQN, from the coding sequence ATGATGTTTCCATCATCTATTTCGCTTCTACGATTGGCTGTAAGAGGCGGGTTAGAATGTGAGCGACTTAGTGCAAGAGGTCTGTTTTCTAGACGGGCCTTCTCCATATCgagtttgaagagagaggagGAGATTAAGAAAGAGACGGTTCAGAaccaagaaaagagagaattgCCAAGACTTTCtagagaagaatatgaaaaGTTTCGTGACGAATATTAttacaagaagaatcaCGTGAACAAGGAAACAGCCATCAACTATTCCGTATCGTTAGCTTTACTGTTTCTAGCGCTCTCGTTCGCCTCGGTGCCCATTTATCGTGCCATTTGTAAACGTACAGGATGGGGAGGAACTCCTATCACGGATAAGACTAAGTTTACCTCTGATAAAATGGTTCCTGTGGATACCGATAAGAGAATTCGGGTGCAGTTCACTGCCGAGACTTCCAGCATGTTACCGTGGAAGTTTATCCCCCAGCAAAGAGAGGTGTATGTCATTCCAGGAGAGACTGCTTTGGCATTCTACAAGGCTAAGAATAGGTCTAATAAGGATATCACCGGAATGGCAACGTATTCTGTCACTCCGGATAATGTGGCACCTTATTTTAACAAGATTCAGTGCTTCTGCTTCGAAGAACAGAGACTAAATGCTGGTGAGGAGGTTGATATgcctcttttcttctttattgaTCCAGAATTTGCTACGGATCCATCTATGCGTAACATTGACGACATTGTTTTACATTATACATTCTTTAGAGCCACTCATGATAAAGACGAAGATAAGATTTTATCGGATGCAAGGGAAAAGATGAGTAAGGCCAACGAGGAGGCTTCAAAGGCTGCGGTGCAGCAAAACTGA